A section of the Mycolicibacterium anyangense genome encodes:
- a CDS encoding heme-binding protein, which produces MSSRSVRRAAAAALGATGVLLSVAAPASLVLAGPAAADPPPNCTTADMTGIMAGVSAAMSAYLFTHPDVNDFFSSLQGLPKKEIGAKTQAYLDANPQIRADLDGIRQPSTDFRARCGLVQRPLAPGVV; this is translated from the coding sequence ATGTCATCAAGGTCTGTCCGCCGCGCGGCAGCCGCAGCGTTGGGCGCTACAGGGGTGCTGTTGAGCGTGGCTGCTCCCGCCTCGTTGGTCTTGGCCGGCCCGGCCGCGGCCGACCCACCGCCCAACTGCACCACCGCGGACATGACCGGGATCATGGCGGGTGTGTCGGCGGCCATGTCGGCCTACCTGTTCACCCACCCGGACGTGAACGATTTCTTCAGCAGCCTGCAGGGCCTGCCGAAGAAGGAGATCGGCGCCAAGACCCAGGCCTACCTGGATGCCAACCCGCAGATCCGCGCCGACCTGGACGGCATCCGTCAGCCCTCCACCGACTTCCGCGCCCGCTGCGGTCTCGTGCAGCGTCCGCTGGCTCCCGGGGTGGTCTGA
- a CDS encoding urease accessory protein UreF has product MGSLSTLLTLADSRLPTGGHVHSGGVEEAVTSRLVVDLATLDAYLRRRIRTSGLVAASMAASVHRGDLTVAAADAETDARTPAPAARQASRAQGRGLLRLARRVWPTENWADLGNRPHLAVVAGRVGPASGLTPEQTALSMVYTTMTGTATAAQRLLALDPADVAALTFGLAQLCETTASKAAEGLADLSDPLLDELAQRHGERDRPLFAS; this is encoded by the coding sequence ATGGGATCGCTCAGCACGCTTCTCACCCTCGCCGACTCGCGGTTACCCACTGGGGGGCATGTGCACTCCGGTGGGGTGGAGGAAGCGGTCACCAGCCGGCTCGTCGTCGATCTGGCGACACTGGACGCCTACCTGCGTCGGCGAATCAGGACCAGCGGGTTGGTGGCCGCCTCGATGGCAGCCTCGGTGCACCGGGGTGATCTCACGGTGGCCGCCGCCGATGCCGAAACCGACGCCCGCACACCGGCTCCGGCCGCTCGGCAGGCCTCCCGCGCCCAGGGCCGCGGGCTGCTGCGGCTGGCCCGGCGGGTATGGCCCACCGAGAACTGGGCAGACCTCGGCAACCGGCCACACCTGGCGGTGGTCGCCGGCCGGGTGGGCCCGGCGAGCGGGCTGACACCCGAGCAGACCGCGCTGTCGATGGTGTACACCACGATGACCGGAACCGCGACCGCCGCGCAGCGGCTGCTGGCGTTGGACCCCGCCGATGTCGCGGCACTGACCTTCGGGCTGGCGCAGCTGTGCGAGACTACCGCGAGCAAAGCCGCCGAAGGTCTCGCCGACCTGTCCGACCCGCTGCTCGACGAGCTGGCCCAACGCCACGGCGAGCGTGACCGTCCCCTGTTCGCCTCCTGA
- a CDS encoding urease subunit alpha, producing the protein MTALSRARYAALFGPTTGDRIRLADTDLLVEITEDRSGGPGLAGDEAVFGGGKVLRESMGQGRATRADGAPDTVITGVVIIDYWGIIKADIGIRDGRIVAIGKAGNPDIMSGVHPDLVVGPSTEIIAGNGRIVTAGAIDCHVHLICPQIMEEAIGGGITTIIAGGTGPAEGSKATTVTPGAWHLARMLEALDHWPLNIALLGKGNTVSHEAMWEQLRGGAAGFKLHEDWGTTPAAIDACLTVADAAGVQANIHTDTLNEAGFVEDTLAAIKGRSIHAYHTEGAGGGHAPDIITVASHPNVLPSSTNPTRPHTVNTLDEHLDMLMVCHHLNPAVPEDLAFAESRIRPSTIAAEDLLHDIGAISMIGSDAQAMGRIGEVVLRTWQTAHVMKRRSGALEGDGAADNNRVRRYVAKYTICPAVAHGLDHEIGSVEVGKLADLVLWEPAFFGVRPHAVLKGGMIAWAAMGDANASIPTPQPVLPRPMFGAAPAAAAATSVHFVAPQAIEDGLADRIAVNRRLVPVGNVRAIGKAQMPLNDAQPRIEVDPDTFTVRIDGEVWQEQPATELPMAQRYFLF; encoded by the coding sequence ATGACCGCCCTGTCCCGCGCCCGCTACGCCGCGCTGTTCGGCCCCACCACCGGCGATCGGATCCGGCTGGCCGACACCGATCTGCTGGTCGAGATCACCGAGGACCGCAGCGGGGGACCGGGACTGGCCGGTGACGAGGCGGTGTTCGGCGGCGGCAAGGTGCTGCGCGAGTCGATGGGCCAAGGGCGCGCCACCCGTGCCGACGGCGCTCCCGACACCGTGATCACCGGCGTGGTGATCATCGACTACTGGGGAATCATCAAGGCTGACATCGGCATTCGTGACGGCCGCATCGTGGCGATCGGCAAGGCCGGCAATCCCGACATCATGTCCGGGGTGCACCCCGATCTGGTGGTCGGGCCGTCCACGGAGATCATCGCCGGCAACGGTCGCATCGTCACCGCCGGTGCCATCGACTGTCACGTGCACCTGATCTGCCCGCAGATCATGGAGGAGGCCATCGGCGGCGGGATCACCACCATCATCGCCGGCGGCACCGGACCGGCCGAGGGGTCGAAAGCCACCACCGTGACGCCGGGTGCCTGGCATCTGGCCCGCATGCTGGAGGCGCTGGACCACTGGCCGCTCAACATCGCACTGCTGGGCAAGGGCAACACCGTCAGCCATGAGGCGATGTGGGAGCAATTGCGCGGCGGTGCAGCCGGTTTCAAGCTGCACGAGGACTGGGGCACCACGCCCGCGGCGATCGATGCCTGCCTGACGGTGGCCGACGCCGCGGGGGTGCAGGCCAACATCCATACCGACACCCTCAACGAGGCCGGGTTCGTGGAAGACACCCTGGCCGCGATCAAAGGCCGCTCGATCCACGCCTATCACACCGAAGGCGCCGGCGGTGGGCACGCACCTGACATCATCACCGTCGCTTCGCATCCCAATGTGCTGCCCAGTTCGACCAACCCCACCCGGCCGCACACGGTGAACACCCTCGACGAGCATCTGGACATGTTGATGGTGTGCCATCACCTCAACCCGGCGGTGCCCGAAGATCTGGCTTTCGCCGAGAGCCGGATTCGGCCCTCGACCATCGCCGCCGAGGACTTGCTGCACGATATCGGGGCCATCTCAATGATCGGTAGCGACGCTCAGGCGATGGGCCGCATCGGTGAGGTGGTGCTGCGCACCTGGCAGACCGCGCATGTGATGAAACGCCGCAGCGGAGCCCTGGAGGGCGATGGTGCCGCCGACAACAACCGGGTGCGCCGCTACGTCGCCAAATACACGATCTGCCCGGCAGTCGCGCACGGTCTGGACCACGAGATCGGGTCGGTGGAGGTGGGCAAACTGGCCGATCTGGTGCTGTGGGAGCCGGCCTTCTTCGGCGTGCGCCCGCACGCGGTGCTCAAGGGCGGCATGATCGCCTGGGCCGCAATGGGTGACGCCAACGCCTCGATCCCCACCCCGCAGCCGGTGCTGCCGCGCCCGATGTTCGGCGCCGCTCCCGCCGCGGCGGCCGCCACCTCCGTCCACTTCGTGGCCCCGCAGGCCATCGAGGACGGACTGGCCGACCGGATCGCGGTCAATCGCCGTCTGGTCCCGGTCGGCAACGTCCGGGCGATCGGCAAGGCGCAGATGCCACTCAACGACGCCCAACCACGTATCGAAGTCGACCCCGACACGTTCACCGTGCGCATCGACGGCGAAGTGTGGCAGGAGCAGCCGGCCACCGAACTGCCGATGGCGCAACGCTATTTCCTGTTCTGA
- a CDS encoding ABC transporter permease — protein sequence MRRIGASGPGTALPRWVFLPAVLGGLFVVLPLVAMALRVDWSRFWPLITSTSSREALLLSLRTAAASTALCLLFGVPMAMVLARGSGRVIRAVRPLILLPLVLPPVVGGIALLYAFGRLGLLGHYLEAAGIRIAFTTTAVVLAQTFVSLPFLVIALEGAARTAGADYDIVAATLGARPATVWWRVTLPLLAPGLVSGAVLAFARSLGEFGATLTFAGSRQGVTRTLPLEIYLQRESDPDAAVALSFLLVAVAAVVVLGLGARRLAGWNAQVST from the coding sequence ATGAGGCGGATCGGGGCGTCCGGCCCGGGCACCGCGCTGCCACGTTGGGTGTTCCTGCCCGCCGTCCTTGGCGGGCTGTTCGTGGTGCTGCCCCTGGTGGCGATGGCGCTGCGGGTGGACTGGTCCCGGTTCTGGCCGCTGATCACCAGCACCTCGTCGCGGGAGGCACTGCTGCTGAGTCTGCGCACCGCGGCCGCGAGCACCGCACTGTGCCTGCTGTTCGGTGTGCCGATGGCGATGGTGCTGGCGCGCGGCAGCGGCCGGGTCATCCGCGCGGTTCGTCCGCTGATCCTGCTGCCGCTGGTCCTGCCGCCCGTCGTCGGCGGTATCGCCCTGCTCTATGCGTTCGGCCGACTCGGCCTGCTCGGCCACTACCTCGAGGCGGCGGGCATCCGCATCGCCTTCACGACCACCGCGGTCGTGCTGGCGCAGACATTCGTCTCGTTGCCGTTCCTGGTCATCGCGCTGGAAGGCGCGGCCCGCACCGCGGGTGCCGACTACGACATCGTCGCCGCGACGCTGGGGGCCCGCCCGGCCACGGTCTGGTGGCGGGTGACGCTGCCGCTGCTGGCGCCGGGGCTGGTGTCCGGCGCCGTCCTGGCCTTCGCCCGGTCGCTGGGGGAGTTCGGTGCCACGTTGACCTTCGCCGGATCGCGGCAGGGGGTGACCCGCACCCTGCCGCTGGAGATCTATCTGCAGCGGGAGAGCGATCCCGACGCGGCGGTGGCGCTGTCGTTCCTGCTGGTCGCGGTGGCCGCCGTGGTGGTCCTGGGCCTCGGTGCCCGGCGACTGGCCGGCTGGAACGCCCAGGTGAGCACCTGA
- a CDS encoding sulfate/molybdate ABC transporter ATP-binding protein, with protein sequence MAGLRFAATVAARALDVEFSVRPGEVVAVLGPNGAGKSTTLQVIAGLLTPDTGIVTVGDRVLTDPSAAVQVPIHDRRVGLLAQDPLLFPHLSVQANVEFAPRALGMGRAAARRRAAHWLGEVGVAELADRKPAQLSGGQAQRVAIARALAAEPEILLLDEPLAGLDVSVAASVRAVLRRVASADGRATVLITHDLLDVLTLADRVLVLEDGEVAEIGAVTDVLAAPRSRFGARIAGVNVVRGTLAGGATGTDSVRDADGISWHGLPAEAVPAGAPAVAVFTPAAVAVYRDRPHGSPRNCVRVRIAEVDVTGSAVRVRGVPQGDGAAGLAADITAEAVADLRLGPGQDVWFTVKAHEVALHAAARPAVD encoded by the coding sequence ATGGCCGGTCTGCGATTCGCGGCCACCGTCGCGGCACGTGCCCTGGACGTCGAGTTCTCGGTCCGGCCCGGTGAGGTTGTGGCGGTGCTGGGCCCCAACGGCGCGGGTAAATCGACCACCCTGCAGGTGATCGCCGGTCTGCTGACGCCCGACACCGGGATCGTCACGGTCGGGGATCGGGTGCTGACCGACCCGTCGGCGGCGGTCCAGGTGCCCATCCATGACCGGCGGGTCGGGCTTCTTGCGCAGGATCCGCTGCTGTTTCCGCACCTCAGCGTGCAGGCCAACGTGGAGTTCGCGCCCCGCGCCCTCGGGATGGGGCGGGCGGCGGCGCGCCGTCGTGCGGCGCATTGGCTCGGTGAGGTCGGGGTGGCCGAGTTGGCCGACCGCAAACCGGCCCAGCTGTCGGGTGGGCAGGCCCAGCGGGTGGCCATCGCCCGAGCGCTGGCGGCAGAACCCGAGATACTGCTGCTCGACGAGCCGTTGGCCGGACTCGACGTATCGGTGGCGGCATCGGTGCGTGCGGTGCTGCGCCGGGTGGCGTCAGCCGATGGACGGGCGACTGTTCTGATCACCCATGACCTGCTCGACGTGCTCACACTGGCGGACCGGGTGCTGGTGCTCGAGGACGGTGAAGTGGCCGAGATCGGCGCGGTCACCGACGTGCTGGCGGCCCCGCGTAGCCGGTTCGGGGCCCGGATCGCGGGCGTCAACGTGGTGCGGGGCACGTTGGCCGGCGGCGCAACCGGTACCGACTCCGTGCGGGACGCCGACGGCATCAGCTGGCACGGACTGCCCGCCGAGGCAGTGCCGGCCGGAGCGCCGGCGGTCGCGGTGTTCACGCCCGCGGCGGTGGCGGTGTACCGCGACCGTCCGCACGGCAGCCCTCGCAATTGTGTGCGGGTGCGTATCGCCGAGGTCGACGTCACGGGTTCGGCCGTGCGAGTGCGCGGCGTCCCACAGGGCGACGGCGCTGCGGGCCTGGCCGCCGACATCACCGCCGAGGCTGTTGCGGACCTTCGGCTCGGACCGGGGCAGGACGTGTGGTTCACGGTCAAAGCCCACGAAGTCGCGCTCCACGCTGCGGCCCGCCCAGCTGTGGACTGA
- a CDS encoding NAD(P)/FAD-dependent oxidoreductase gives MTHPGATPSDKHKVVIIGSGFGGLNAAKQLKRADVDIKMIAKTTHHLFQPLLYQVATGIISEGEIAPPTRVVLRDQKNCQVLLGEVTNIDLQNQTVDSILLGHTYRTPYDTLIVAAGAGQSYFGNDHFAEWAPGMKTIDDALELRGRILGAFEQAERSSDPVRRDKLLTFVVVGAGPTGVEMAGQIAELADNTLKGAFRHIDSTRARVILLDAAPAVLPPMGEKLGQKAAARLEKLGVEIQLGAMVTDVDRNGITVKRGDGTIDRIECATKVWSAGVSASPLGKIIADQSGAEVDRAGRVKVLPDLTVPGHPNVFVVGDMAAVDGVPGMAQGAIQGAKYAAKLVTAELKGADPAARAPFQYFDKGSMATVSRYSAVAKVGKIEFAGFFAWLAWLFLHLIYMVGFKARLTTSLSWISTFIGSHRGQLTITEQQAYARTRIEQLEEIAAAVEDEKAAS, from the coding sequence ATGACCCATCCTGGTGCCACTCCATCGGATAAGCACAAGGTCGTCATCATCGGATCCGGCTTCGGCGGGCTCAACGCCGCCAAGCAGCTCAAGCGAGCCGACGTCGACATCAAGATGATCGCCAAGACCACCCACCACCTGTTCCAGCCGCTCCTGTACCAGGTGGCGACCGGCATCATCTCGGAAGGCGAGATCGCCCCGCCCACCCGAGTGGTGCTGCGCGACCAGAAGAACTGCCAGGTGCTGCTTGGTGAGGTCACCAACATCGACCTGCAGAACCAGACCGTCGACTCGATCCTGCTCGGGCACACCTACCGGACGCCCTACGACACGCTGATCGTGGCGGCCGGTGCCGGCCAGTCCTACTTCGGCAACGACCACTTTGCCGAGTGGGCCCCAGGGATGAAGACCATCGACGACGCGCTCGAGCTGCGCGGCCGCATCCTCGGCGCCTTCGAGCAGGCCGAGCGGTCCAGCGACCCGGTCCGGCGTGACAAGCTGCTCACCTTCGTGGTCGTCGGCGCCGGGCCCACCGGTGTCGAGATGGCCGGCCAGATCGCCGAGCTCGCCGACAACACCCTCAAGGGCGCCTTCCGCCACATCGATTCGACCAGGGCCCGGGTGATCCTGCTCGACGCCGCGCCGGCCGTGCTACCCCCGATGGGCGAGAAGCTGGGCCAGAAAGCCGCCGCCCGGCTGGAGAAGCTGGGCGTGGAGATTCAGCTCGGCGCGATGGTCACCGACGTCGACCGCAACGGCATCACCGTCAAGCGCGGCGACGGCACCATCGACCGCATCGAGTGCGCGACGAAGGTGTGGTCGGCCGGTGTGTCGGCCAGCCCGCTGGGCAAGATCATCGCCGACCAGTCCGGTGCCGAGGTCGACCGCGCCGGCCGCGTCAAGGTGCTCCCCGACCTGACCGTTCCCGGGCACCCGAACGTCTTCGTCGTCGGCGACATGGCCGCGGTCGACGGGGTGCCGGGCATGGCTCAGGGCGCGATCCAGGGCGCGAAGTACGCCGCCAAGCTCGTGACGGCCGAACTCAAGGGTGCCGATCCCGCCGCACGCGCTCCCTTCCAGTATTTCGACAAGGGCTCGATGGCCACGGTGTCGCGCTACTCGGCGGTCGCCAAGGTCGGCAAGATCGAGTTCGCCGGCTTCTTCGCCTGGCTCGCCTGGTTGTTCCTGCACCTGATCTACATGGTCGGGTTCAAGGCGCGACTGACGACGTCGCTGTCGTGGATCAGCACGTTCATCGGCAGCCACCGCGGCCAGTTGACGATCACCGAGCAGCAGGCCTACGCGCGAACACGCATCGAGCAACTCGAGGAGATCGCCGCAGCGGTCGAGGACGAGAAAGCCGCGTCCTGA
- a CDS encoding urease subunit beta, giving the protein MIPGEVLLGDGDIELNAGAPRLELEIVNTGDRPVQVGSHVHLPQANAALSFDRAAAHGHRFDIPAGTAVRFEPGVAQRVSLVPLSGTREVHGLSLTPPGRLDLR; this is encoded by the coding sequence GTGATTCCCGGAGAAGTCCTCCTCGGTGACGGTGACATCGAACTCAACGCCGGTGCACCGCGACTGGAACTGGAGATCGTCAACACCGGCGACCGCCCGGTCCAGGTCGGCAGCCACGTGCACCTGCCGCAGGCCAACGCCGCACTGTCGTTCGACCGCGCCGCCGCCCACGGTCACCGCTTCGACATCCCGGCCGGCACCGCCGTCCGCTTCGAACCCGGCGTGGCCCAGCGTGTTTCGCTCGTTCCGCTCAGCGGTACCCGGGAAGTGCACGGGCTGAGCCTGACCCCGCCCGGAAGGCTGGACTTGCGATGA
- a CDS encoding urease accessory protein UreD: protein MHSDVMVLAQPGRLPRIECRGALAARHTEADTVHLVSAAATPLGGDTIAVRVIIEPGARLRLRSAAATVVLPGAASRESRACWHLEVGGELDLDPEPTVVAADARHLSMVRVQLADTARLRIRERVQIGRTGEREGFWSGAMWADRSGAPLLRHRVELGQGSVADDALGTPLACVSELRFPEPADDAAGTTLDLAGGGSLSTWQGARLYS, encoded by the coding sequence GTGCATTCCGACGTCATGGTGCTGGCCCAGCCCGGCCGGCTGCCGCGCATCGAGTGCCGTGGTGCGCTCGCGGCACGGCACACCGAGGCCGACACCGTGCACTTGGTGTCGGCGGCGGCCACCCCGCTCGGTGGTGACACCATCGCGGTGCGGGTGATCATCGAACCTGGTGCGCGGCTGCGATTGCGCAGCGCGGCGGCCACCGTGGTACTTCCCGGTGCGGCCTCGCGCGAGTCGCGGGCCTGCTGGCATCTCGAGGTCGGCGGCGAGCTGGACCTCGATCCCGAGCCGACGGTGGTGGCCGCCGACGCCCGGCATCTGAGCATGGTCCGGGTGCAGCTGGCCGACACGGCCCGGCTGCGGATCCGCGAACGGGTGCAGATCGGGCGAACCGGTGAGCGGGAAGGTTTCTGGAGCGGGGCGATGTGGGCCGACCGGTCCGGAGCGCCGCTGTTGCGGCATCGGGTCGAACTCGGGCAGGGGTCGGTGGCCGACGATGCGTTGGGTACGCCGCTGGCCTGTGTCAGCGAGTTGCGTTTCCCCGAGCCCGCCGATGACGCCGCAGGTACCACCTTGGACCTGGCCGGTGGTGGCAGCCTGTCCACCTGGCAGGGCGCCCGCCTTTATTCGTGA
- a CDS encoding LLM class F420-dependent oxidoreductase, producing MTIRLGLQIPNFSYGTGVAELFPTVIAQAREAEAAGFDSVFVMDHFYQLPLLGSPDQPMLEAYTALGGLAIATERVQLGTLVTGNTYRNPTLLAKAITTLDVMSQGRAILGIGTGWFELEHDQLGYDFGTFTDRFNKLEEALSIIVPMTEGKRPTVNGTYYRTQEAMANPRFRDHIPLMIGGSGEKKTFRLAARHFDHLNIIAGLPELPGKVSVLAQRCEEVDRDPATLETSVLVSVVVGDKVSPDLAPREMTGRMVIGTPEQVAEQIKTRVIDVGIDGVIINMPGYVPGAITEVGAALRQVVPA from the coding sequence GTGACGATCCGACTCGGTCTCCAGATCCCGAACTTCTCCTACGGCACCGGTGTGGCCGAACTGTTCCCCACCGTGATCGCCCAGGCCAGGGAGGCTGAGGCCGCCGGATTCGATTCGGTGTTCGTAATGGATCACTTCTACCAGCTGCCGCTGCTCGGCTCACCCGACCAGCCCATGCTGGAGGCGTACACCGCCCTGGGCGGCCTGGCCATCGCCACCGAGCGGGTTCAGCTCGGCACCCTGGTCACCGGCAACACCTACCGCAACCCCACCCTGCTGGCCAAGGCCATCACCACGCTGGACGTGATGAGTCAGGGCAGGGCCATCCTGGGCATCGGAACCGGCTGGTTCGAACTCGAGCACGACCAGCTCGGCTACGACTTCGGCACCTTCACCGACCGGTTCAACAAGCTCGAAGAGGCGCTGTCGATCATCGTGCCGATGACCGAGGGCAAGCGCCCGACGGTGAACGGCACGTATTACCGCACCCAGGAGGCGATGGCCAACCCGCGCTTCCGCGATCACATCCCGCTGATGATCGGCGGCAGCGGCGAGAAGAAGACGTTCCGCCTGGCCGCCCGCCACTTCGACCACCTCAACATCATCGCGGGTCTCCCCGAGCTGCCCGGCAAGGTCTCGGTGCTGGCCCAACGCTGCGAAGAAGTCGACCGTGACCCCGCGACCCTGGAAACCAGCGTGCTGGTCAGCGTCGTCGTCGGGGACAAGGTCAGCCCGGACCTGGCACCCAGGGAGATGACCGGTCGGATGGTGATCGGCACCCCGGAGCAGGTCGCCGAACAGATCAAAACAAGGGTGATCGACGTCGGCATCGACGGCGTCATCATCAACATGCCCGGCTACGTTCCCGGCGCGATCACCGAGGTCGGCGCGGCGTTGCGCCAGGTAGTCCCAGCCTGA
- the ureG gene encoding urease accessory protein UreG gives MPPHFIDGEPHDHTERPRRVRQPGEPLRIGVGGPVGSGKTALVAALCRQLRDELSLAVLTNDIYTTEDADFLRRHAVLPDDRIAAVQTGGCPHTAIRDDITANLDAIDDLIAGHDDLDLILVESGGDNLTATFSSGLVDVQIFVIDVAGGDKVPRKGGPGVTFSDLLVVNKTDLAPLVGADLDVMRRDAAKVREGRPTALISLTEDPAASRVLEWVREQLRVNQPA, from the coding sequence ATGCCACCACATTTCATTGACGGCGAACCGCATGACCACACCGAGCGGCCCCGGCGGGTGCGGCAGCCAGGTGAACCGCTGCGCATCGGAGTCGGCGGTCCCGTGGGCTCTGGCAAGACCGCATTGGTGGCCGCGTTGTGCCGCCAATTGCGTGACGAGCTGTCGCTGGCCGTACTGACCAATGACATCTACACCACCGAGGACGCCGACTTCCTGCGCCGCCACGCGGTGCTACCCGACGACCGGATCGCCGCCGTACAGACCGGCGGCTGCCCGCACACCGCAATCCGCGACGACATCACCGCCAACCTCGACGCCATCGACGACCTGATCGCCGGTCACGACGATCTCGATCTGATCCTGGTCGAGTCCGGTGGTGACAACCTGACCGCGACGTTCTCCTCCGGGCTCGTCGACGTCCAGATCTTCGTCATCGACGTCGCCGGCGGTGACAAGGTGCCCCGCAAGGGCGGCCCTGGTGTGACGTTCTCGGATCTGTTGGTGGTCAACAAGACCGACCTCGCCCCGCTGGTGGGCGCCGATCTGGACGTGATGCGCCGCGACGCAGCCAAGGTCCGTGAGGGCCGCCCGACGGCGCTGATCTCGCTCACCGAAGATCCAGCGGCGTCCCGGGTCCTTGAGTGGGTGCGCGAGCAGTTGCGCGTCAACCAGCCGGCCTGA
- a CDS encoding SDR family oxidoreductase: MDVLVTGGDTELGRIVAEGFRDAGHKVVISGARRDDLEVAAKELDVDAIVCDTADPASLAEVRTQFPHHLDTIVHVPAPRWVGGDPRTYTLADTANAWRSTLDATVLSAVLLIQNIGDHLRSGGAIVTVVPDHPRDGSAEAAVKGALSNWTAGQADYFGTRGITINTVACGLSAEPSYDGLSTTPPSVSSEIARLALFLTGPSARHITGQTLHVGRGALANFG; encoded by the coding sequence ATGGACGTGCTGGTCACTGGCGGTGATACCGAACTGGGCCGCATCGTGGCGGAGGGTTTCCGCGACGCCGGCCACAAGGTGGTCATCAGCGGCGCGCGCCGAGACGATCTCGAGGTCGCGGCCAAGGAACTCGACGTCGACGCGATCGTCTGCGACACCGCCGATCCGGCATCGCTGGCCGAGGTCCGGACCCAGTTCCCACATCACCTCGACACCATCGTGCACGTACCCGCCCCGCGGTGGGTGGGCGGCGACCCTCGGACCTACACCCTGGCCGACACGGCCAACGCGTGGCGTTCGACGCTGGACGCCACGGTGCTGTCGGCCGTGCTCCTCATCCAGAACATCGGCGATCACCTGCGCTCGGGCGGCGCCATCGTCACCGTGGTGCCCGACCATCCGCGCGATGGCAGCGCCGAGGCCGCGGTCAAGGGTGCGCTGTCGAACTGGACCGCCGGGCAAGCCGACTACTTCGGCACCCGCGGGATCACCATCAACACCGTGGCCTGCGGTCTGAGCGCCGAGCCGTCCTACGACGGCCTGAGCACCACCCCGCCGTCGGTGTCCTCCGAAATCGCCCGCCTGGCACTGTTCTTGACCGGCCCGTCGGCCCGGCACATCACCGGCCAGACGTTGCATGTCGGCCGCGGGGCGCTGGCCAACTTCGGCTGA
- a CDS encoding sensor histidine kinase, producing the protein MKPDELVYRVLQRLPTRVLSLRTIVIVAALSVVVLVLTLGTWVWIGVTHDQYSQLDRRLDSVSSLGDFSTLLSTRPPTEGAPTPDGKVVRTVRVGGLAMSVPPNVELPELPNGYANTTIGGVEYRVRTFSVAGASIALGAPLSETKHRIDELHLRVLLICAGVIVGTIVVGWLISLIMINPFRLLAQQARAINAQSNPDEVQVRGVREAVEIAEAVEGMLARIGDEQDRTKAALESARDFAAVASHELRTPLTAMRTNLEVLSTLDLGPEQRTEVIGDVIRTQSRIEATLTALERLAQGELTTADDFVPFDVTDLLDRAAHDAERIYQNLKVSLVPSPAVLIVGLPVGLRLVIDNAIANAVKHGGATEVQLSLQSSADGVQIAVDDNGSGVPEAERAAVFERFSRGSTASRSGSGLGLALVAQQAELHGGTAHLDSSPLGGARLVLTLAGRHE; encoded by the coding sequence ATGAAGCCCGACGAACTCGTCTACCGGGTTCTGCAGCGGCTGCCGACCCGGGTCCTCTCCCTGCGCACCATCGTCATCGTCGCCGCACTGTCGGTGGTCGTGCTGGTACTGACGCTGGGCACCTGGGTGTGGATCGGCGTCACCCACGACCAGTACAGCCAACTCGACCGCCGGCTGGACTCGGTGAGCAGTCTCGGCGATTTCAGCACCCTGCTGAGCACCCGTCCACCCACCGAAGGGGCGCCCACCCCGGACGGCAAGGTGGTGCGCACGGTACGGGTCGGCGGTCTGGCGATGTCGGTACCACCCAACGTCGAGCTGCCGGAGCTGCCCAACGGCTACGCCAACACCACGATCGGCGGCGTCGAGTACCGCGTTCGGACGTTCTCGGTGGCCGGTGCGTCGATCGCTCTGGGCGCCCCGCTGTCCGAGACCAAGCACCGCATCGACGAACTGCATCTACGAGTGCTGCTGATCTGCGCGGGCGTGATCGTCGGCACCATCGTGGTGGGCTGGCTGATCTCACTGATCATGATCAATCCGTTCCGGTTGCTGGCCCAGCAAGCCCGGGCCATCAATGCCCAGTCCAATCCCGACGAGGTACAGGTGCGCGGTGTCCGGGAAGCCGTGGAGATCGCCGAGGCGGTCGAGGGCATGCTGGCCCGTATCGGTGACGAACAGGACCGCACCAAGGCGGCGCTGGAATCGGCCAGGGACTTCGCCGCTGTGGCCTCCCACGAACTGCGTACCCCGCTGACGGCGATGCGCACCAACCTCGAGGTGCTCTCCACGCTGGACCTGGGTCCCGAGCAGCGCACCGAGGTCATCGGTGACGTGATCCGCACGCAGAGCCGTATCGAGGCCACCCTGACGGCACTCGAGCGGCTGGCCCAGGGTGAGCTGACCACCGCCGACGACTTCGTGCCGTTCGACGTCACCGATCTGCTGGACCGGGCCGCGCACGACGCCGAGCGCATCTACCAGAACCTGAAGGTATCGCTGGTGCCCTCCCCGGCAGTCCTGATCGTCGGACTGCCGGTCGGGCTGCGGCTGGTCATCGACAACGCGATCGCCAACGCGGTCAAACACGGCGGAGCCACCGAGGTGCAGCTGTCGCTGCAGAGTTCGGCCGACGGCGTGCAGATCGCCGTCGACGACAACGGCAGCGGGGTGCCCGAAGCAGAACGGGCGGCGGTGTTCGAACGATTCTCCCGCGGCTCGACGGCGTCGCGTTCCGGATCCGGACTCGGCCTGGCCCTGGTGGCCCAGCAGGCCGAATTGCATGGTGGCACAGCTCATTTGGACAGCAGCCCGCTAGGCGGGGCGCGACTGGTCCTGACGCTGGCCGGCCGTCACGAATAA